In the Variovorax sp. S12S4 genome, one interval contains:
- a CDS encoding glycosyl hydrolase — translation MIEAVKFWNEPNNKSHWDLELDPDWSAYAQMVKLASSAVRAENSTLTQVLGGISPIDAHFMAGLRDRGVLDGLDAVAVHGFPLDWNNWQIHEWPRRIAEIEAVTHLPVWVTEVGVSTFGAEEVQEFGLRRTAELLIGRVPRIFWYSLYDLPQAWPATTRHREAEGSSYYRHFHMGLLREDGTPKLACEQFASYTPSMGICQWFHFEDHRLDDAVRWLERLGVRHLRTGLSWADSFRPNAERWFDRQMRALEDFDVTLTFCFTPEHRGIAPHHTSPPQQPEEFAEFCASMVRRYASNRACTVLPFAAAGTTAPSRMPAS, via the coding sequence ATGATCGAAGCCGTCAAGTTCTGGAACGAGCCCAACAACAAGTCGCACTGGGACCTCGAGCTCGACCCCGACTGGTCTGCTTACGCACAGATGGTCAAGCTGGCATCGAGTGCCGTCCGCGCGGAGAACAGCACGCTCACGCAGGTGCTGGGCGGTATATCACCCATCGACGCGCACTTCATGGCGGGTCTCCGCGACCGGGGCGTGCTCGACGGGCTCGACGCGGTGGCGGTGCACGGCTTTCCGCTGGACTGGAACAACTGGCAGATCCACGAATGGCCGCGCCGCATCGCGGAGATCGAGGCGGTGACGCACCTGCCGGTGTGGGTGACCGAAGTGGGCGTGTCGACCTTCGGCGCTGAAGAGGTGCAGGAGTTCGGGCTGCGCCGCACGGCCGAGCTGCTGATCGGCCGGGTGCCGCGCATCTTCTGGTATTCGCTCTACGACCTTCCCCAGGCCTGGCCGGCCACCACGCGGCACCGCGAAGCCGAGGGATCGAGCTACTACCGCCACTTTCACATGGGCCTGCTGCGCGAAGACGGCACGCCCAAGCTCGCATGCGAGCAATTTGCAAGCTACACGCCATCGATGGGCATTTGCCAGTGGTTCCACTTCGAAGACCACCGGCTCGACGACGCGGTGCGCTGGCTCGAGCGGCTGGGCGTGCGCCACCTGCGCACCGGGCTGAGCTGGGCCGACAGCTTCCGGCCGAACGCCGAGCGGTGGTTCGACCGGCAGATGCGCGCGCTGGAAGACTTCGACGTGACGCTCACCTTCTGCTTCACGCCCGAGCACCGCGGCATTGCGCCGCACCACACCAGCCCGCCGCAGCAACCCGAGGAGTTTGCCGAGTTCTGCGCGAGCATGGTCCGGCGCTATGCGTCGAACCGCGCGTGTACGGTGTTGCCCTTTGCGGCCGCCGGCACCACGGCGCCGTCGCGCATGCCCGCGAGCTGA
- a CDS encoding inositol-3-phosphate synthase, which produces MSKIRVAIVGVGNCASSLVQGVHFYGNAQGTDFIPGLMHLDLAGYRPSDIEFSAAFDVHAQKVGRDLGEAIYEAPNNTIRFADVPKLGVQVHRGPTHDGIGAYLKDVVPLAPGKAQNVAKILKETKTDVVVSYLPVGSEKATQWYAQQVLEAGCAFVNCVPVFIASRPEWERRFAERGLPIIGDDIKSQVGATIVHRILTDLFRKRGVRLDRTYQLNFGGNTDFLNMLERERLLSKKISKTQAVTSQLGHPMRASDVHVGPSDHVPWLDDRKWCYIRMEGTTFGNVPLQCEVKLEVWDSPNSAGVVIDAVRCAKLALDRGVGGAVLAPSSYFMKSPPQQFTDDEARELVEAFIRGDAEAAAPPERKPRAHEHAPRHTKRSKLA; this is translated from the coding sequence ATGAGCAAGATACGTGTCGCAATCGTCGGTGTGGGCAACTGCGCCTCCTCGCTGGTGCAGGGTGTTCACTTCTATGGCAACGCCCAGGGCACCGACTTCATTCCCGGCCTGATGCACCTCGATCTCGCGGGCTACCGCCCGTCCGACATCGAGTTCAGTGCCGCCTTCGACGTGCATGCGCAAAAGGTCGGGCGCGACCTGGGCGAAGCCATCTACGAAGCGCCCAACAACACCATTCGCTTTGCCGATGTGCCCAAGCTGGGCGTGCAGGTGCACCGCGGCCCCACGCACGACGGCATTGGCGCCTACCTGAAGGACGTGGTGCCGCTTGCGCCCGGCAAGGCGCAGAACGTGGCGAAGATCCTGAAGGAGACGAAGACCGACGTGGTGGTGTCGTACCTGCCGGTGGGCTCCGAGAAAGCGACGCAGTGGTATGCGCAGCAGGTGCTGGAGGCCGGCTGCGCCTTCGTCAACTGCGTGCCGGTGTTCATTGCTTCGCGGCCCGAGTGGGAGAGGCGCTTTGCCGAGCGTGGCCTGCCGATCATCGGGGACGACATCAAGTCGCAGGTGGGCGCGACCATCGTGCATCGCATCCTGACCGATCTTTTCAGGAAGCGCGGCGTCCGGCTGGACCGCACCTACCAGCTCAACTTCGGCGGCAATACCGACTTCTTGAACATGCTCGAACGCGAGCGGTTGCTTTCCAAGAAGATCTCGAAGACGCAGGCCGTCACGAGCCAGCTCGGCCATCCCATGAGGGCCTCCGACGTGCATGTGGGCCCGAGCGACCATGTGCCGTGGCTGGACGACCGCAAGTGGTGCTACATCCGCATGGAGGGCACCACCTTCGGCAACGTGCCGCTGCAGTGCGAAGTCAAGCTCGAGGTGTGGGACTCGCCCAACTCCGCCGGGGTGGTGATCGATGCGGTGCGCTGCGCCAAGCTCGCGCTCGACCGCGGCGTGGGCGGCGCGGTGCTGGCGCCTTCGAGCTATTTCATGAAGTCCCCGCCGCAGCAGTTCACCGACGACGAGGCCCGCGAACTGGTGGAGGCGTTCATTCGCGGCGACGCCGAAGCCGCCGCGCCGCCCGAACGCAAACCCCGCGCGCATGAACATGCACCGCGCCACACGAAGAGGAGCAAGCTCGCATGA
- a CDS encoding NAD-dependent epimerase/dehydratase family protein, translating into MSQQILITGGAGFIGSHLADELLSHGYRVRVLDNLAPQVHGDSGRRPDYLEADIELVVGDVCDPAAVRDALKGVDAVYHFASAVGVGQSMYEVAHYTRVNNLGTAVLLEALIEKPVKKLIVASSMSLYGEGLYRTASGELRTVQERTLEQLRRGDWEWRDEDGLALVPAPTPEDKAPALASVYALSKFDQERMCLMIGRAYNIPTAALRFFNAYGPRQALSNPYTGVLAIFASRLLNDSPPKIFEDGHQQRDFVSVYDIARASRLALEMPAAAGEVFNIGSGEAYSVRDIAQRVAEAVGKENLLPEITGKYRVGDIRHCYADISKARRVLGYSPRVSLEDGLAELAAWLEGQAAVDRVAQASAELSARGLAI; encoded by the coding sequence ATGTCGCAGCAAATTCTCATTACCGGCGGCGCCGGTTTCATCGGCTCGCATCTCGCAGACGAGCTTCTCTCCCACGGCTATCGCGTTCGCGTTCTCGACAACCTTGCGCCGCAGGTGCATGGCGACAGTGGCCGCAGGCCCGACTACCTTGAGGCCGATATCGAACTCGTCGTTGGCGACGTGTGCGACCCGGCCGCGGTGCGCGATGCGCTCAAGGGCGTGGACGCGGTCTACCACTTCGCGTCGGCAGTGGGCGTGGGCCAGAGCATGTACGAGGTGGCGCACTACACGCGGGTGAACAACCTGGGCACCGCGGTGCTGCTGGAGGCGCTGATCGAGAAGCCGGTGAAGAAGCTGATCGTCGCATCGAGCATGAGCCTGTATGGCGAAGGCCTTTACCGCACCGCAAGCGGCGAGCTCCGCACGGTGCAGGAGCGCACGCTCGAGCAGCTGCGGCGCGGCGACTGGGAGTGGCGCGACGAAGACGGGCTGGCGCTGGTGCCCGCGCCCACGCCGGAAGACAAGGCCCCCGCGCTCGCATCGGTGTATGCGCTCTCCAAGTTCGACCAGGAGCGCATGTGCCTCATGATCGGCCGGGCCTACAACATTCCGACCGCGGCGCTGCGTTTCTTCAACGCCTATGGCCCGCGGCAGGCGCTGTCGAATCCCTACACCGGCGTGCTCGCGATCTTTGCGTCGCGCCTGCTCAACGACAGTCCTCCCAAGATCTTCGAAGACGGGCACCAGCAGCGCGACTTCGTGAGCGTGTATGACATTGCGCGCGCCTCGCGGCTCGCACTCGAAATGCCGGCCGCGGCGGGCGAGGTGTTCAACATCGGCAGCGGCGAGGCCTACAGCGTGCGCGACATCGCACAGCGCGTGGCCGAGGCCGTGGGCAAGGAAAACCTGCTGCCCGAAATCACCGGCAAGTACCGCGTCGGCGACATACGGCACTGCTACGCAGACATATCCAAGGCTCGCCGCGTGCTGGGCTATTCGCCCCGCGTGAGCCTGGAAGACGGCCTGGCCGAGCTCGCGGCCTGGCTGGAGGGGCAAGCGGCGGTCGACCGCGTGGCGCAAGCGAGCGCAGAGCTTTCCGCCCGCGGGTTGGCCATATGA
- a CDS encoding NAD-dependent epimerase/dehydratase family protein — MNSRDAVLTPRRALNGKDRVTLITGGAGFVGANLAHRLLSEGRRVLVFDNLSRPGVERNLDWLQQNHATGLDVAVADIRDAAAVERAVARADHVFHFAAQVAVTTSLVDPREDFAVNALGTLNVLEAARAQPVPPSVLMTSTNKVYGGLEDVELKLEGQRYGPVAADIASHGISEARPLDFHSPYGCSKGTADQYVHDYARSYGMKTVVFRMSCIYGQRQFGTEDQGWVAHFLLRALDGEPITLFGDGKQVRDILFVDDLVDAFVLAQRNIGKLAGGAFNIGGGPRNVISLLDLLDQIEVLEGKRPETAHEDWRTGDQRYYVSDTRRFEAATGWRPAIDARHGIERLHQWLREMRAQPATARKSGQRRPVLAAAER, encoded by the coding sequence ATGAACAGCCGGGACGCAGTACTCACTCCCCGGCGCGCGCTCAACGGCAAGGATCGGGTCACGCTCATCACGGGTGGCGCGGGCTTCGTGGGGGCCAACCTCGCGCACCGGCTGCTGTCCGAAGGCCGCCGCGTGCTGGTGTTCGACAACCTCTCGCGCCCCGGCGTGGAACGCAACCTCGACTGGCTGCAGCAGAACCATGCGACCGGGCTCGACGTGGCGGTGGCCGATATTCGCGATGCCGCCGCGGTGGAGCGCGCGGTTGCGCGGGCCGACCATGTCTTTCATTTCGCGGCGCAGGTGGCAGTGACCACCAGCCTGGTCGACCCGCGCGAAGACTTTGCGGTGAACGCGCTGGGCACGCTCAACGTGCTGGAGGCGGCCCGCGCGCAGCCGGTGCCGCCCTCGGTGCTCATGACCTCGACCAACAAGGTCTACGGCGGCCTGGAAGACGTGGAGCTCAAGCTCGAGGGCCAGCGCTATGGACCGGTGGCGGCCGACATTGCAAGCCATGGCATTTCCGAAGCGCGGCCGCTCGACTTTCACAGCCCCTACGGCTGCTCCAAGGGAACGGCCGACCAGTACGTGCATGACTACGCGCGCAGCTACGGCATGAAGACCGTGGTCTTCCGCATGAGCTGCATCTACGGCCAGCGCCAGTTCGGCACCGAAGACCAGGGCTGGGTGGCCCACTTCCTGTTGCGCGCGCTCGATGGCGAACCCATCACGCTCTTCGGCGACGGCAAGCAGGTGCGCGACATTCTGTTCGTCGACGACCTCGTCGATGCCTTCGTGCTGGCGCAGCGCAATATCGGCAAGCTGGCCGGCGGCGCCTTCAACATCGGCGGCGGGCCGCGCAACGTGATCAGTTTGCTCGATCTACTGGACCAGATCGAAGTGCTCGAAGGCAAGCGCCCCGAGACCGCGCATGAAGACTGGCGCACCGGCGACCAGCGCTACTACGTCTCGGACACGCGCCGCTTCGAGGCCGCCACGGGTTGGCGGCCTGCCATCGACGCGCGGCACGGCATCGAGCGCCTGCACCAGTGGCTGCGAGAGATGCGGGCGCAACCCGCCACCGCACGCAAGAGCGGCCAGCGCCGCCCGGTGCTTGCAGCGGCCGAGAGGTGA
- a CDS encoding MDR/zinc-dependent alcohol dehydrogenase-like family protein — protein MFASVIASPGQAVLRQVDTPEPAAGQVLLKLEGSGVCASSLPLWEGRSWFEYPQPAGAPGHEGWGRIAAVGEGVTGLAVGDRVAALTYRAHAEYDVADAGSVVPLPASLADVAMPGEPLGCAVNIFRRSDIRAGQTVAIVGIGFLGAVLTRLATQAGARVIAISRRPFALEVARQAGAAHTIVMDDHWRILDEVKRLTGEKMCERTIEAVGLQWPLDLAGEITGERGRLVIAGYHQDGTRQVNMQMWNWRGIDVINAHERDPRMYVQGIREAVDMMAAGVLDAEPLFTHRLPLDRLGEALELTRTRPDGFLKAVVTT, from the coding sequence ATGTTCGCCAGTGTCATTGCTTCGCCGGGACAGGCCGTCCTGCGGCAGGTGGATACGCCCGAACCCGCTGCGGGCCAGGTGCTGCTCAAGCTCGAGGGCTCGGGCGTCTGTGCATCGAGCCTGCCGCTGTGGGAGGGCCGCTCCTGGTTCGAATACCCGCAGCCGGCCGGTGCGCCGGGGCACGAAGGCTGGGGCCGCATCGCGGCTGTGGGCGAGGGCGTCACCGGCCTGGCCGTGGGCGACCGCGTGGCCGCGCTCACCTACCGCGCGCATGCCGAATACGACGTGGCCGATGCGGGTTCGGTGGTGCCGTTGCCGGCCTCGCTGGCCGATGTGGCCATGCCCGGCGAGCCGCTCGGCTGCGCGGTCAACATCTTTCGCCGCAGCGACATCCGCGCCGGCCAGACCGTGGCCATCGTCGGCATCGGGTTTCTCGGCGCCGTTCTCACGCGGCTTGCCACGCAGGCCGGCGCTCGGGTCATCGCCATCTCGCGCCGGCCCTTTGCGCTGGAGGTCGCGCGCCAGGCGGGCGCCGCGCACACCATCGTGATGGACGACCATTGGCGCATCCTGGACGAGGTGAAGCGCCTCACCGGCGAGAAGATGTGCGAACGCACCATCGAGGCCGTTGGCCTGCAGTGGCCGCTCGACCTGGCCGGAGAGATCACCGGTGAGCGCGGCCGCCTCGTGATTGCGGGCTATCACCAGGACGGGACTCGCCAGGTCAACATGCAGATGTGGAACTGGCGCGGCATCGACGTGATCAACGCGCATGAGCGCGACCCGCGCATGTATGTGCAGGGCATCCGCGAAGCCGTCGACATGATGGCCGCGGGCGTGCTCGATGCCGAGCCGCTCTTCACGCACCGCCTGCCGCTCGACAGGCTGGGCGAGGCGCTGGAGCTCACGCGCACGCGGCCCGACGGTTTTCTGAAAGCGGTGGTGACCACGTGA
- a CDS encoding Gfo/Idh/MocA family protein, which yields MRAAHMVNALEPGMATVSSEGIPAAPLRRPRLGFLGVGWIGRNRMEAIAKDGSAEIAAVADAEADACEAACALAPGAASLRSLDALLERELDGLVIATPSALHARQAEAALARGMAVFCQKPLARTAEETRGVIDAAKRANRLLGVDLSYRRTAGMQRIRELVSAGEIGEVYAVDLVFHNAYGPDKPWFRDPVLSGGGCVIDLGIHMVDLALWTLGFPRVEAVSSRLHAGGRRLALPSAVVEDHAVAQIDLAGGCVARLACSWNLPAGRDAVIEANFHGTRGGASFRNVNGSFYDFVAERFDGTRAIPLASPPDDWGGRAAVHWARALANGGAFDPEIERLTEVAALLDAIYER from the coding sequence GTGAGGGCCGCGCACATGGTGAATGCGCTGGAGCCGGGGATGGCGACGGTGTCGTCCGAAGGCATACCGGCCGCGCCGCTTCGAAGGCCCCGGCTCGGTTTTCTCGGCGTGGGCTGGATCGGCAGGAACCGCATGGAAGCCATTGCGAAAGACGGCTCCGCGGAAATCGCTGCAGTGGCGGATGCAGAGGCCGATGCATGCGAAGCCGCATGCGCACTGGCCCCCGGCGCGGCCAGCTTGCGCTCGCTCGACGCGCTGCTCGAGCGCGAACTCGACGGCCTGGTGATCGCCACGCCAAGCGCGCTTCATGCCCGGCAGGCCGAAGCGGCACTCGCGCGCGGCATGGCGGTGTTCTGCCAGAAGCCGCTGGCACGCACGGCCGAGGAAACCAGAGGCGTGATCGACGCAGCGAAGCGCGCGAACCGGCTGCTGGGCGTCGATCTTTCTTACCGGCGCACGGCCGGCATGCAGCGCATTCGCGAGCTCGTGTCCGCCGGCGAGATCGGCGAGGTGTATGCCGTCGACCTGGTGTTCCACAACGCCTACGGCCCCGACAAGCCCTGGTTCCGCGACCCGGTGCTTTCCGGCGGCGGCTGCGTGATCGATCTGGGCATCCACATGGTCGACCTGGCGCTCTGGACCCTGGGCTTTCCGCGCGTCGAGGCGGTGTCGAGCCGCCTACATGCCGGCGGCCGGCGCTTGGCGCTGCCTTCGGCGGTTGTCGAAGACCATGCGGTGGCGCAGATCGACCTCGCGGGCGGTTGCGTGGCGCGGCTCGCCTGCTCGTGGAACCTGCCGGCCGGCCGGGACGCCGTCATCGAAGCCAACTTTCATGGCACGCGCGGGGGCGCCTCGTTCCGCAACGTGAACGGCTCGTTCTACGACTTTGTCGCCGAGCGCTTCGACGGCACGCGTGCAATCCCGCTCGCCTCGCCGCCTGACGACTGGGGCGGGCGCGCCGCTGTGCACTGGGCGCGCGCGCTCGCGAACGGCGGTGCCTTCGATCCCGAGATCGAGCGGCTGACCGAGGTGGCGGCCTTGCTGGACGCGATCTATGAACGCTGA
- a CDS encoding glycosyltransferase family 4 protein, with the protein MNAETPQQAPRHVLMTADTVGGVWSHALELAAALAERGVRVSLATMGTLPTPAQRAQAASLPGLELHASEWRLEWMESPWDDVRRAGQWLLGLEHELAPDVVHLNQFAFGALPFAAPKLVVAHSCVASWWRAVHRQLAPASWDTYRHAVRRGLDGADLVGAPTEAMLSSLALDYGYIHGGLVLPNGRSAGMFAPGDKEPVILSAGRLWDAAKNVSALQAVATRLPWPLCVAGSASAPGAGEKSIQAPGVLWLGELAPDDMAAQFARASIYALPARYEPFGLSALEAALSQCALVLGDVPSLREVWGDAALYVQPDDHDALQAALMRLIDDAPLRQQMARRAAERARHFTPARMAGAYMSAYGRLLAPAASRAGGAGRARRKTKEAACAS; encoded by the coding sequence ATGAACGCTGAAACACCGCAACAAGCGCCGCGCCATGTGCTGATGACGGCCGACACGGTCGGCGGCGTCTGGAGCCACGCATTGGAGCTTGCCGCTGCGCTCGCCGAGCGGGGCGTGCGCGTTTCGCTGGCCACCATGGGCACGCTGCCCACGCCGGCCCAGCGCGCGCAGGCCGCGTCGCTCCCGGGCCTGGAACTGCACGCGAGCGAGTGGCGCCTCGAGTGGATGGAGAGCCCGTGGGACGACGTGCGCCGCGCCGGCCAGTGGCTGCTGGGACTCGAACACGAACTGGCTCCCGACGTGGTGCACCTGAACCAGTTCGCTTTCGGCGCGCTGCCGTTCGCGGCGCCAAAGCTCGTGGTGGCCCATTCGTGCGTGGCCTCATGGTGGCGCGCGGTGCATCGCCAGCTTGCGCCGGCGAGCTGGGACACCTACCGCCACGCGGTGCGGCGAGGGCTCGACGGGGCGGACCTCGTCGGCGCGCCGACGGAAGCCATGCTCTCGTCGCTTGCGCTCGACTACGGGTACATCCACGGCGGCCTCGTGCTGCCCAACGGCCGCAGCGCGGGCATGTTCGCTCCCGGCGACAAGGAGCCGGTCATTCTCTCGGCCGGCAGGCTGTGGGACGCCGCCAAGAACGTGTCGGCACTGCAGGCCGTGGCCACCCGTTTGCCCTGGCCGTTGTGCGTGGCTGGATCGGCATCGGCACCGGGTGCCGGCGAGAAAAGCATCCAGGCGCCCGGCGTGCTGTGGCTCGGCGAACTGGCTCCCGACGACATGGCCGCGCAGTTCGCGCGTGCATCGATCTATGCCTTGCCCGCACGCTACGAGCCCTTCGGCCTCTCGGCGCTCGAGGCGGCGCTTTCGCAATGCGCGCTGGTGCTGGGCGACGTGCCGAGCCTGCGTGAGGTGTGGGGCGACGCCGCGCTGTATGTGCAGCCGGACGACCACGATGCGTTGCAAGCGGCCTTGATGCGGCTGATCGACGATGCGCCGCTGCGACAGCAGATGGCGCGCCGGGCAGCGGAGCGTGCGCGGCACTTCACGCCGGCGCGCATGGCAGGCGCCTACATGTCAGCCTACGGCCGCTTGCTCGCGCCGGCAGCGTCCCGCGCGGGCGGCGCCGGCCGCGCCCGAAGAAAAACAAAGGAGGCCGCATGCGCTTCGTGA
- a CDS encoding CgeB family protein yields the protein MRFVMFCHSLVSDWNHGNAHFLRGVCSELLARGHELAVYEPHGAWSRTNLEAEHGQAPLEEFARVYPELHSTTYDPATLDLDEALQDADVVLVHEWNDHALVRRIGLHRRDGGRYRLFFHDTHHRSVTEEKSMAGYDLSHYDGVLAFGNVIRDLYRKKGWARRAWTWHEAADIRHFHPIPDEVEEGDLVWIGNWGDDEREAELDEFLLQPVHDLRLQARVHGVRYPDRALDRLRAARIHFGGWLPNYRAPRVFARHRVTVHVPRRPYVQALPGIPTIRVFEALACGIPLVSAPWNDAEGLFTPGRDFLVAEDGAAMRRHLRDVLHDTDLARALREQGLETVLARHTCAHRVDELLTIHAELEDEPTHLRSIPA from the coding sequence ATGCGCTTCGTGATGTTCTGCCATTCGCTCGTATCCGACTGGAACCATGGCAACGCGCATTTCTTGCGCGGCGTGTGCAGCGAGCTGCTTGCGCGCGGCCACGAGCTTGCGGTGTACGAGCCGCACGGCGCATGGAGCCGCACCAACCTCGAGGCCGAGCACGGCCAGGCGCCGCTCGAAGAGTTCGCGCGGGTGTACCCGGAGCTGCACAGCACCACCTATGACCCCGCCACGCTCGATCTCGACGAGGCGCTGCAAGACGCCGACGTGGTGCTGGTGCATGAATGGAACGACCATGCGCTGGTGCGCCGCATCGGCCTTCACCGGCGTGACGGCGGCCGCTACCGGCTTTTCTTTCACGACACGCACCACCGCTCGGTGACCGAAGAAAAGAGCATGGCCGGCTACGACCTCTCGCACTACGACGGCGTGCTGGCCTTCGGCAACGTGATCCGCGACCTGTACCGCAAGAAGGGCTGGGCGCGCCGTGCGTGGACCTGGCACGAGGCGGCCGACATCCGCCACTTCCATCCGATACCGGATGAAGTGGAGGAGGGCGACCTGGTCTGGATAGGCAACTGGGGCGACGACGAGCGCGAGGCCGAGCTCGACGAGTTCCTGCTCCAGCCGGTGCACGACCTGCGGTTGCAGGCGCGCGTGCACGGCGTGCGCTACCCCGACAGGGCGCTCGACCGCCTGCGCGCGGCCCGCATCCACTTCGGCGGGTGGCTCCCCAACTACCGGGCGCCGCGCGTCTTTGCCCGCCACCGCGTCACGGTGCACGTGCCGCGCAGGCCTTATGTGCAGGCGCTGCCGGGCATTCCGACCATTCGTGTGTTCGAAGCGCTGGCCTGCGGCATTCCGCTGGTTTCCGCGCCGTGGAACGATGCCGAGGGCCTGTTCACGCCCGGCCGCGATTTTCTGGTGGCCGAGGACGGCGCCGCCATGCGACGCCACTTGCGCGACGTGCTGCACGACACCGACCTGGCGCGTGCACTGCGTGAGCAGGGCCTGGAAACCGTGCTTGCCCGCCACACCTGCGCCCACCGCGTCGACGAGCTGCTGACCATTCACGCCGAGCTCGAAGACGAGCCCACCCACCTCCGGAGCATTCCCGCATGA
- a CDS encoding CgeB family protein codes for MPWYAGHRDLPDPPFGRTALYADVASLQRDHAAQIGEADLVIVGSFVPDGVAVGDWVQAEAPGRTAFYDIDTPVTLAALARGGTPYLQARQIAGYDMYLSFTGGPTLDRLEREFGSPAARMLYCSVDPELYYPEPVAQDCDLGYMGTYSDDRQPTLEALLLEPAREWAQGRFEVAGAQYPVSIEWPRNVRYTAHLPPAMHRDFYNRQRFTLNVTRADMIQAGWSPSVRIFEAAACGTPIISDRWDGIESLLVPGEEIFLADSPGEVLRLLRELPEEERHAVGERARRRILSEHTAAHRAAELEGYARTLLQVREAA; via the coding sequence GTGCCCTGGTACGCCGGGCACCGCGACCTGCCCGATCCGCCCTTTGGCCGTACCGCGCTGTACGCCGACGTTGCCAGCCTGCAGCGCGACCATGCGGCGCAGATCGGCGAGGCCGACCTCGTGATCGTCGGCTCCTTCGTGCCTGACGGCGTGGCCGTCGGCGACTGGGTGCAGGCCGAGGCACCGGGGCGCACCGCCTTCTACGACATCGATACGCCGGTTACGCTGGCCGCGCTCGCCCGCGGAGGCACCCCCTACCTGCAGGCGCGGCAGATTGCGGGCTACGACATGTACCTGTCTTTCACCGGCGGCCCCACGCTCGACCGGCTGGAGCGCGAGTTCGGCTCGCCCGCCGCGCGCATGCTCTATTGCTCGGTCGACCCCGAGCTGTATTACCCCGAACCCGTGGCGCAGGATTGCGACCTCGGCTACATGGGCACCTACAGCGACGACCGCCAGCCCACGCTCGAAGCGCTGCTGCTCGAGCCCGCGCGCGAGTGGGCTCAGGGGCGCTTCGAAGTGGCCGGGGCGCAGTACCCGGTCAGCATCGAATGGCCGCGGAACGTGCGCTACACGGCGCACTTGCCGCCGGCCATGCACCGCGATTTTTATAACCGGCAGCGCTTCACGCTCAACGTGACCCGCGCCGACATGATCCAGGCCGGCTGGTCGCCCAGCGTGCGCATCTTCGAAGCGGCCGCGTGCGGCACGCCGATCATCAGCGACCGCTGGGACGGCATCGAATCGCTGCTCGTTCCGGGCGAAGAGATCTTTCTGGCCGATTCGCCCGGCGAAGTGCTGCGGCTCTTGCGCGAACTGCCGGAGGAAGAGCGCCACGCCGTGGGCGAGCGCGCGCGCCGGCGCATTCTTTCGGAGCACACCGCCGCTCACCGGGCCGCCGAGCTCGAAGGCTACGCCCGCACGCTGCTGCAAGTGCGCGAGGCGGCATGA
- a CDS encoding TIGR04290 family methyltransferase — protein sequence MHNNQKSAAAAATGQDQDSVRQKIEALGPWFHNLHLPGGVQTLPKHFLGGDFPNFKWQEIKPFVPEDLSGWRVLDVGCNAGFYSFELARRGASVLGIDVDAHYLAQARWAAGQLGMESQVEFREMQVYDLARSSETFDLVWFMGVFYHLRYPLLALDLLAERTRRIMMFQTLTMPGDSVYTDTADCNIDNRTPLLESGWPRMAFIEHRLANDPTNWWAPNHAGVEAMLRSSGLRVEARPGHEIYLCVPDAQAQGARAIYGSQYESATGAIRGGG from the coding sequence GTGCACAACAACCAGAAGTCAGCGGCCGCCGCCGCAACCGGGCAGGACCAAGATTCCGTTCGCCAGAAGATCGAGGCCCTGGGCCCCTGGTTCCACAACCTGCACCTGCCCGGCGGCGTGCAAACCTTGCCCAAGCATTTTCTCGGCGGCGACTTTCCCAACTTCAAGTGGCAGGAGATCAAGCCCTTTGTGCCGGAAGACCTGAGCGGATGGCGCGTGCTCGACGTGGGCTGCAACGCAGGCTTCTACAGCTTCGAGCTGGCGCGGCGCGGTGCCTCGGTGCTGGGCATCGATGTCGACGCGCACTACCTCGCGCAGGCCCGGTGGGCCGCCGGCCAGCTGGGCATGGAGTCGCAGGTGGAGTTTCGGGAGATGCAGGTGTACGACCTCGCGCGCTCCAGTGAGACCTTCGACCTCGTCTGGTTCATGGGCGTTTTCTATCACCTGCGTTATCCGCTGCTGGCGCTCGACCTGCTGGCCGAGCGCACGCGCCGCATCATGATGTTCCAGACGCTCACCATGCCTGGCGACTCGGTCTATACCGACACGGCGGACTGCAACATCGACAACCGCACGCCGCTGCTCGAGAGCGGATGGCCGCGCATGGCCTTCATCGAACACCGGCTTGCCAACGACCCCACCAACTGGTGGGCCCCCAACCATGCCGGCGTGGAGGCGATGCTGCGCTCCAGCGGACTGCGCGTCGAAGCCCGGCCGGGGCACGAGATCTACCTGTGCGTGCCCGATGCACAGGCGCAGGGTGCACGCGCCATCTATGGTTCGCAATACGAGTCGGCCACGGGAGCGATCCGTGGCGGCGGCTGA